The genomic window TCGCATACCAGCCGGTCTTATTGTCGCCAGAAAGTGCGGAGGGAATGGCAGCGACCAGTGTCACGCCGGGATACGTGATGCTCATATTCACTGCCGTCTGCGACGAGACGTACTTTGACATGTCGTATGACGCTGACGCGCCGATGGAGAAGTCGAGAATCTCCGCGATTGGAATCGTCAAGGAAGCTCCGCCTTCCACATGTAAGCTGCTGGCGGTTGAGCTAAAGTTGTTCATCTGAACACTGATCGTGATGGCGTTTGTGGCCGTATTCAACCCTCCCATGAGCTGACCAGCCGTCGGCAACTTGCTGGGTGTATAGCCGGGCAGAAACGTGTTGTCATCGATCTGCATGCCACCGTTTGCCCCGTTTGGTGCAGATGCGTTTGCAATCGCTGCTTGAAGTCTTGCCGCTGCGATGTTTGCACGGTTCTTCAACGCGTAGCTGTCCGCCGCCATCACTTTGTACTGCATGATCGCATTGCGTAGCGCACTAAGAGAATCGGGCAGGTGATCAACCCCGCCGTATTGCTTGGTAAGCTGATTGAACACGTCCTGCAGCTTCCCACCGAGCGGTAGAGGATTAGAGTAGGTCCCTCCGGCGTTCGTGAATGCTGTGAGAATGCTGGCAATTTGCCCATCGACGGCAGCATCCTGATCGTTCATCTTCTTCACATCTGCCTGGGAGAACGTGAACGTAGTGGCGTGCAACAGCGCCGTGTAGAACGCCGAGAACGTAGTATTGCCGCTCAAATCGAGTTGTCCTTTGCTGTTTATGGACAGCATCGTATCCAGGTCGTGCAGCGTCGCCGAATTCCAGTAGGAGTTCGGGCCGTACGTAATCCCATAGTTGAAGCCAGCGGGATAGGTGACCACGCTAAACGCGCCGTCGAGCTGGCTCGCGAGCAGCTTTGCGACCTGTGCTTGGAGCGCCTCGAGATACGCTGCCTGGGCGGGCAGCATACCTCCCGCGGTTGCAAGCATCACTTGCCCAGCGATCTTAGCGCTGACTCGACACTGGCTTAGCTGAGGAATCGAATAACCAGGCTTGCTCTCAACCCAAGACTGGTACGCCCGACCAATCGCGATATCTTGAGTTTGTGCTGCGACCGTCTGAGCCCAATCGACCAGGGGAGCAGCGGTGCTCGGCCGGCTAATGTTTACTCTGTACAGCGCCATGAGATCTCCGTGGCAAACGTGGTCTGGCGAGATAGACCGCCTGTCGGGCTTCTCGTGCCGAGATCTATGGCACCGCTGCGGCGCTCCAATCGATTCGTTTCGGGGAGCGACAGCACAGGATGGGGAGTGGCGTTGCCTGACGTTGGCTTAATGGGCTTCAGATAGGCGACTAGTAGGCAGGATACCCGCGCCGGCGCGTCCCGGGTGACGCGGGAAGATCATCGGCCGTGCAGTTCTATTGCGTATGGCGTGATGTGCGTATCTCGAGAACGAGTTCATCGAGCATTTCCTCAAACATCCGTCCGCCCCGAATGTCTCCAGTTTTCCGTCCGCTGTAACGAGCAAGCATATTGCGAAACGCAGCTGCGGAGGCGAAGCCAAGTTCGTGGGCGATGGTCTCCGTGGGCCGTGCGGTTCGCTCAATCAGTCCGACAGCCACCGTCAATCTCACACGGTTAATGAACACTCGTGGCTCAAGTCGACCAATCGTCCGCATGCGATTAAGCAGTGTCTTTCGGTCGATGCCGATGACTTGGGCGGCGCGCTCTACGCTGAAGTCCTCGCCGCCAGCGTCGGCGGCGAAGCGCGCGAGCGCTCGTAAGTTCGTGGGAAGCTCGGATTCCACACGGCGGTAAACGACTTTCGCTACTGAGTTGCGCTCGCACTCACGGACGCGTCGGCGCAGACTACTGGCAAAGTCGTCGCTACCGCTGAGGAGGATACCATCCACGCCGGCGTGGATAAGGCCGACCAGATTATTGGCGTCCTTGGAGTCGAGCCGACAGACCGCGGCGATGGGTATACGGCTGCCGTCTGCGCGAATGTCGACTACAAGCGGTGCAAGGGAATACCCTTTCGAGTCTACGGCTCCAACCATCAGAGTTAGGATTGCGCCTACGCGGACCGCAGCGCGTACCTCTTGCTGGGTCGCAAGCTCAACTAGACGGCATTCGTCGCTAAGGACTCGCGCCATGATCATCCAGTCGGCACGACGAAGCGCGTAGACCCCGACGGCATGAGATCTCGCCGCGCGCAGCTCGGCTAGCATCGAGGCGTATCGCGTCGCCAGCAGTGGGTGTCGCCTGCACCAGCTACCGCACGCACGGCGATGCGATCTGCCCGTCCGACCAGCCCCATGTTGGTGATCTATGACATTTGCTGCGGCGAAGCACCTTAACGCGCGGCTCGCTTCGTGGAAGCCGCGTGCGCTGCCTCCCCCCGCTCGTTCGTCATGACACTCTTCTCGGTGAATCCCTTCGGACAATCGTCCCTTGATCGTCGCCCTTTCGACCTTATTGATCCAGGGTCATGGGATCCGTCGGGTCGGAGTCTGCGCAGGGTGCGCCTGCGGTACTCTAGTGCAGGCGAATCTTTGCTGCCGCACTTCCTATAGTGAGCAGCGCCTCGGCCCTCCCTTTCTCATTTCGGCCCTGCTAGGAGACCAGTCCGGTCTGCCCGAGAGAGTCAGAAGCCACGTGCGGGCACGTCGGCGTTCACTGAGGCGAGGTTCGGGAGGTGTAATTGTATGGTACACCCTGCCGAAAGCGGCGTCTCGGGCGTGTCCGCGCTTGGGTGGCGTCCTCTGAGACGCGAGACTCCGCTCGGGTCGCTCGTCATTCACCCCGCCTTCCGCGCCGCAGGACCGAGGACAAACCCGCCGTCGCAGCGAGCGTCGCTCCATCGGTCTCGCCCGCCTCTCCGAGCGAGACTCCGCAACGAGCGCGCGAGTTCTACCGACTTCCCACTCAGCTGGCGACTTGCGCGGATCTCCAGGATTCCCAGAAACGCGCACGTCCAGCGAAGCTCACGGTGCGTTATCTCGAGTGGCCGCAGCTAACCGGCCGATCCCTGTCAACACCAACAAGAATTGCGCACTTTCACCGGGAAGAATTGCGTACTTGGGCATGGCGCCAGCCTGCAGGGACGACCGTCCCGGGGGCCGCCCCGGCGGGGCTTGGGCGCGACGCCGGGCGGCCAGTAGGGTGGGTCAGCCCCCTCCGCACCCGGCGGGTGGGGCCCGGCGACATCCCCGTCGCTGCTCCTCAGACCCCTGTCATATGCGCATGACGCTCTTGGATACGCAGGTCGCGGTTCCGACCGCTTTCTCCGCCACGGATGTGGCCCAGCTCGCGGAGCTGATTGGCTGCGCCCTGCACCACGGCGTGGCCTGTGCCCGCCGCGACCGTCCCCGAGCCACCGCCTTCGGGGCCCCGGTCCTCTTCGCCGACCTCGCGCGTCGTCTCCCAGGCTGGATGCCGTCCTCGGACGACCCGGCGCGCGACGGGTATCTCCGCACCTTGGCGGCCGTGGTGTCGGAGATGGCGTGGGTCCATGCCCACAGTACGAGCGAGCAGACCCTGCTCGGCGGCGAGGAATGGCCGTCAGATATTTTCACGGTGACGCTCGACGCGGAACACCCGACCGCCGCGTGGACCGAGGACGCGGTCGGGGAGGTCCTCGCCGCGCAGGGCGTGCCGCTCGAGCACTTTCAGCACGCCTGGCTCGCCGGAGCGGCGCAGGTCGGGGCGACTTTCGCGACCTATCTTCCGCAGGTGTAGCCGCGCAGCGCATGTCCCCACGCGAGCGGGCGCGGCGAGCGCGCGCGTGGGGACGTCGGTCCGTGCGGTTGGCGACAAGTCGCGGCCAACGAGTCCAACCCGGCGCGCTGCGCTCGCAGCACCTCGGCCGTCAGGGACACGCCTCGCGCGGGTTCAATCCCGTCGCGTACCACGCGACCCCGCGATGATCGGGGCGCCATCGCATCTGGGGGCTGCGCACCAAAGCGCTGCTGCGCAGGGTCACCTTGCCCGCGCAGGGGAACAGGCCGTCGGGCTGTCCGGCGCGCTGCACCCACATCGTGATCGTCAACGTATCGACGCGCCGGTCACGGACGTTGACGGGGTCTGGATCGTGCGCCGGGAGGCGGTAACTTCGCACGCGAGTCGGTTCAAATACGGCCAGCAGTGGCAGACCTCGAATTCCCTGAATGGCGAGCAGCGTATCCGGTAGCGTCGATGACAATGAATATCACCGCGTCGTTCGCATGAGCCGAGTGCGAACAGCGCGATCCCTTCTCCGAGACGCCGACACCCGACGCCTGGGTGCCGAGCCAACTACGGGGTAGTTGAAGGTATCAATCCACGACCGAATGATCGCGGACTGTGTGCAATCATTGACAGATACTTGAAGTCACGATTTGCAAGTGCGAATGCGTCAATTCGCGATACTGATGTGAGCGGATCATCCCGCTGCGGACACGCGCGATACGGCGCATCCGCTCTGCAGAGTCGACGCGACAGCGCCACGAGCAGGGCTTCGGTCCGATTATGAAACCCTGTCACGGCCGTCATCGCGCCGGCGTGCCTGAATCGTACTTGACCGCATCTCGCACTCGCTTCATTCATTGTGCGGACATTGTGAGGGAATCGTTTGCGGCACGCGCGTCATGGTGCAATTTCGACGAGACACATTAGCGATCTGTCGGTACGCTCACCGACTTCCCAAGCCTTGCGAAAAGCAATACTTCAGAGCTCAACGGGCAGTGAGAACGAGCGAACATTCATGCACATCCCTGACCTCGTGGAGCCGAATCGACAGGTAACGATGCGATATGTTTTCCTCAAAACCGCGCATGCCGGCACGTCGACTCCTGACCGTCCCGCTGTGATGCTACGCGCCCGAAGAACATCTGGGGTGCTGGTACGCACACCTATTCGATTCACGACCTGAATCACACTGCTCGCAAACTAGATGCCGCACGTGCCTTCGGTGTCGCGACATCAACCAGGCGTCGCTCGGCGGTTGTGCGGTCGAATCGCAATCCTAAATACGTGCGCTCAAACCAGTTCACTCAGCCAATGACTACTCAAAAGCGGAAGCATCCAACGCGTCGCTCAAGATGGTTCTCGATAACCAGTCTATTTTCGATGTGGTTGCTCGCGAGCTGCCAGCCAGAGGAACGTGCGATCACCCAACCTGAGATCGGCACATCATCGGTGGGATCGGCACGGCGACTAGTAAATGGCTCGCTCGATGGTTCCCCAGGCGAGTGCAGCTTTACGGTACCGGTCGTACCGGACGGTGATGGATCGCTAGCCGAAACCAGTACAAACTGCACAGTAAGCGATTCAGCCTTTGTTGCCATACGTGTGCGGGGCAAGTTGCTTTCGAGCGTGAATCCAGATGCAATTTGGTGCGTCCCGTTTGCACCAACACCTGCGGTCGGCCCGTACGGACCGATGGGCGGTGGTGGGAGCGACGATTGGATGCGCCTGTTAGTGACGGTCAG from Gemmatimonadaceae bacterium includes these protein-coding regions:
- a CDS encoding AraC family transcriptional regulator; amino-acid sequence: MLAELRAARSHAVGVYALRRADWMIMARVLSDECRLVELATQQEVRAAVRVGAILTLMVGAVDSKGYSLAPLVVDIRADGSRIPIAAVCRLDSKDANNLVGLIHAGVDGILLSGSDDFASSLRRRVRECERNSVAKVVYRRVESELPTNLRALARFAADAGGEDFSVERAAQVIGIDRKTLLNRMRTIGRLEPRVFINRVRLTVAVGLIERTARPTETIAHELGFASAAAFRNMLARYSGRKTGDIRGGRMFEEMLDELVLEIRTSRHTQ